Proteins encoded together in one Bacteroidales bacterium window:
- a CDS encoding DUF6340 family protein, whose amino-acid sequence MIKVFKYLFVVWMSLFTSACVVIREIPIETLQPAKITFKDSRKKIAIYAPPSLLDEAIQSNEATYGVHTDSLINNTLYSLKSLLEKAPGFERTSFAVFVTDDHRKIPQSSDFDYFISLDHLQLKNRHYIEQYSFQTWEASVEVFYIALWSVRNRDGDIIENYIDRDIRTWFSGIISDWTAAASPSYRVDAVKTKLPSINDIWWDLGIILARSCTKFLAPHWQKEERAIYMLNKFPELSGLAYTALKNNGHERAINIWEEMLVACRKRGQKKIKGKINYNIAVGHEYMNQLDESIQWLQRSINYSSNKVNTTYLRLLENRKKQSIILDQQTNSNY is encoded by the coding sequence TTGATAAAAGTTTTCAAATATCTGTTTGTTGTATGGATGTCGTTATTCACATCGGCATGTGTGGTTATACGTGAAATTCCTATTGAAACGCTGCAGCCTGCAAAGATTACATTTAAGGATTCCAGGAAGAAAATCGCCATTTATGCTCCGCCTTCACTTCTGGATGAGGCCATCCAAAGCAATGAAGCAACATACGGGGTACATACTGACTCCCTGATAAACAATACCCTTTATTCCTTGAAAAGCCTTCTGGAAAAGGCTCCCGGCTTTGAACGAACATCTTTTGCAGTTTTTGTTACTGATGATCATAGAAAAATACCTCAATCTTCCGATTTTGATTATTTTATCAGCCTCGACCATCTTCAGTTGAAAAACAGGCATTACATAGAACAATACTCTTTCCAAACGTGGGAAGCATCCGTTGAAGTCTTTTATATTGCTTTATGGTCTGTAAGAAATCGTGACGGCGATATTATAGAGAATTATATCGACCGGGATATCCGGACCTGGTTTTCCGGAATTATATCAGACTGGACTGCAGCAGCATCTCCATCTTATAGAGTTGATGCCGTAAAGACTAAACTTCCTTCTATTAATGATATATGGTGGGATCTTGGAATTATATTGGCAAGATCCTGTACCAAGTTTCTTGCCCCTCATTGGCAAAAGGAAGAACGGGCTATATATATGCTCAATAAGTTTCCTGAGTTATCAGGGCTAGCATACACAGCCCTGAAAAATAACGGACATGAACGCGCTATAAATATATGGGAAGAAATGTTGGTCGCCTGTCGTAAAAGGGGACAAAAGAAAATAAAAGGTAAAATCAATTATAATATAGCCGTTGGCCACGAATATATGAATCAATTGGATGAATCCATCCAGTGGCTACAACGTTCCATCAATTATTCATCAAATAAAGTAAATACCACTTATTTACGTCTTTTAGAAAACAGGAAAAAACAGAGCATAATTCTCGATCAACAGACCAATAGCAATTATTAG
- a CDS encoding M48 family metallopeptidase, protein MSPHIVFVFIVTIIIADFLLESWLDYLNLKNLSEKLPPDLSDIYDSKKYIQSQKYERINIRFGLITGTFNLMIILLMLFLDGFAWVDKMAANISTHPIIHPLIFFMILGLAVDLLNTPFSIYDTFVIEQKFGFNKITPKLYITDKVKGWLLSGIIGGGVLALVIWFYLHTTSYFWFWTWGLVILFMLFTTTFYSSLIVPLFNKQKPLEEGDLKNAITSQAEKAGFHIDRIYTIDGSKRSTKANAYFSGLGRKKRIVLYDTLIKELSTEEIVAVLMHEIGHYKKKHIIQGMVLSTIQAGVMLFILSLFISQPVLSQALGVSTPSFHIGLIAFGILYSPISVMIGLMLNVSSRKHEYQADAFAAKYGMGEALIGALKRLSVNNLSNLTPHRVYVFFHYSHPTLLQRIKKLKN, encoded by the coding sequence ATGTCACCCCACATTGTTTTTGTATTCATTGTCACTATCATTATTGCCGATTTTTTACTCGAAAGTTGGCTGGATTACCTCAACCTAAAAAACCTGTCGGAGAAATTACCACCTGACTTGAGTGATATTTATGACAGTAAGAAATATATTCAATCACAGAAATATGAACGCATCAATATTCGGTTTGGTCTGATTACAGGCACATTCAACCTGATGATCATCCTGCTGATGCTTTTTCTTGACGGGTTTGCCTGGGTAGATAAAATGGCGGCCAACATCAGTACCCATCCTATTATACATCCATTGATCTTTTTTATGATCTTGGGATTAGCCGTTGATCTGTTGAATACCCCTTTTTCCATTTACGATACTTTTGTTATCGAACAAAAATTCGGGTTCAATAAAATTACGCCCAAATTATATATTACCGACAAAGTGAAAGGATGGTTGCTCTCCGGTATCATCGGAGGAGGAGTTTTAGCACTCGTTATCTGGTTTTATCTTCATACCACCTCATACTTCTGGTTTTGGACATGGGGTTTGGTTATCCTGTTTATGCTGTTTACCACTACTTTTTATTCATCACTCATTGTTCCTTTGTTCAATAAGCAAAAACCCCTCGAAGAAGGCGATTTAAAAAATGCCATCACCAGCCAGGCCGAAAAGGCCGGATTTCATATTGACCGCATCTATACCATTGACGGATCGAAACGGTCTACAAAAGCCAATGCCTATTTCAGCGGATTAGGACGAAAAAAAAGGATCGTATTGTATGATACCCTGATCAAAGAATTATCAACTGAAGAAATTGTTGCAGTATTGATGCACGAAATAGGCCATTATAAAAAGAAACATATCATACAAGGCATGGTTTTATCTACTATACAGGCCGGAGTGATGTTATTCATCCTATCCCTGTTCATTTCCCAACCTGTCCTTTCCCAGGCATTAGGTGTATCAACCCCCAGTTTTCATATCGGTTTGATTGCATTTGGTATTTTATACAGCCCGATATCTGTGATGATCGGACTGATGCTGAATGTATCCTCACGCAAACATGAATACCAGGCAGATGCTTTTGCTGCAAAATATGGTATGGGAGAAGCCCTTATCGGAGCATTAAAAAGATTATCTGTAAATAATCTTTCTAATCTGACCCCGCATCGGGTCTATGTATTTTTTCATTATTCACATCCTACTCTTTTACAACGGATAAAGAAATTAAAAAATTGA
- a CDS encoding DUF456 domain-containing protein, producing MFLDIVLVITGSLFILTGLVGCIVPAIPGPPLSYIGLLLLQATDFADFSTRFLVISAVIMIIVTVLDYFIPVWGTKKWGGSRAGMIGAMVGLVAGLFFPPAGIILGPFLGAVAGELITGRETNDALKSGIGSFIGFLVGTGLKLATCIAFTYYFIKELVV from the coding sequence ATGTTTCTTGATATCGTTTTGGTAATAACAGGTAGTTTGTTTATCCTGACAGGCTTAGTCGGATGCATTGTTCCGGCAATACCTGGTCCCCCTTTAAGTTATATCGGATTGTTGCTGCTACAGGCCACTGATTTTGCAGATTTTTCAACCCGCTTTCTGGTAATTTCAGCTGTTATTATGATCATTGTTACCGTACTGGACTATTTTATCCCTGTATGGGGAACAAAAAAATGGGGTGGTAGCAGAGCAGGGATGATCGGAGCTATGGTAGGACTGGTCGCAGGTCTTTTTTTCCCGCCGGCAGGCATTATTTTAGGCCCTTTTTTAGGTGCCGTTGCCGGAGAATTGATCACCGGCCGTGAAACCAATGACGCGTTAAAATCCGGGATAGGTTCTTTTATCGGATTCCTGGTAGGGACCGGCTTAAAGTTAGCTACTTGTATTGCCTTTACCTATTATTTTATCAAGGAATTAGTGGTATAA
- the tmk gene encoding dTMP kinase, with the protein MGLIVIEGLDGSGKSTQINKLYEYLSSRGHKCHLLHFPRTDSPVYGELIARFLRGDLGEIHQVDPYLVALIYAGDRFDFKPELEKWLQEDAFVLLDRYVYSNIAYQCAKIENEKEKKILRDWILHLEFEYHGLPKPDLNIFLDVPFGFTHQKLTNARSGDERTYLNGKRDIHEADLDFQEKVRNAYLLLSDEDAFLKISCNDNNSMLPVEQVFDKVLAGLNEKKINV; encoded by the coding sequence ATGGGTTTAATTGTAATAGAAGGCTTGGATGGATCCGGTAAGTCAACTCAAATCAATAAGTTATATGAGTACTTATCTTCGCGTGGACATAAATGTCATTTATTGCATTTCCCACGTACGGATAGTCCGGTATATGGAGAATTGATCGCTCGCTTCCTAAGGGGAGACTTGGGAGAGATCCATCAGGTCGATCCATATCTTGTGGCATTGATATATGCCGGAGATCGTTTTGATTTTAAACCGGAATTGGAAAAATGGTTGCAGGAAGATGCATTTGTGCTTTTGGACCGTTACGTGTATTCAAATATAGCCTACCAGTGTGCCAAAATTGAGAATGAGAAAGAAAAGAAGATTTTGCGTGACTGGATTTTACATCTGGAATTTGAATATCATGGTCTGCCGAAACCGGATCTGAATATTTTCCTGGATGTTCCTTTTGGTTTTACCCATCAGAAATTAACCAATGCCAGAAGCGGAGATGAACGTACGTATCTGAACGGGAAAAGGGATATTCATGAAGCTGACCTTGATTTTCAGGAAAAGGTACGGAATGCCTATCTTTTGTTATCGGACGAAGACGCTTTTTTAAAGATCAGTTGTAATGATAATAACTCCATGTTGCCGGTTGAACAGGTATTTGACAAAGTTTTGGCCGGTTTGAATGAAAAGAAGATAAACGTATAA